GCGGGGATGTGCGGCGCGCCCAGGTCGAGTGAACGGCTGGGGCTCACGGTCTGCCGCTGTGCGCGCTTGCCGAACGCGGACAGCCATGGCGTGATCGTCTTCTTGGTGATGGTCACCGTCTGGGCTCCGGCGGCCGGAACTCCCACGTCGCCGCGGTCGAAGTGCACCCGCAGTCCGCCGTCGGCGGTGAACGCCATGTCGTACAGGGCGGCGTCGCGGGTGTCCGGGTCGGAGAACTTGTCGTCCAGGGCGGCTGCATCCACGCCCTCCCGGTCCTTGAGCTGATCCTTCAAGGCGGCGACGAAGGCGTCCCGGGAGCCGTCGGCGACGAGTCCGAGTGTCGTGCGGTAGGCGCCGGCCTTGCCGTCGTACCAGTACGTGCTGGCGGACAGCCCGTCGCCCGCCGCACTCTGGTCCAGGGTGGTGAGGCGGACGCCGAGCACGTCGCCGGAGGCGACCAGGAACTGGTGGCTGATGTTGAGCTCGCGGCCGCCCGCGCCGCCCGAACCCGTGCACCCCCCCGAGCGGAAGGTAGCCAGGCGCCGCTCCACGTCCTTCTTCATCGCGGCCGTCATCGCCTCCGCGCCCGGCACGTCCGGGTAGCTGGTCGCGAACGGGCAGGAGCCGCTCTCGCTGCTGTCGCTGACGATCTCCAGGCCCTTGATCTTCGACGGGTCGACCGTCCGGGCCGGGGACGGCGACGAACCGGGCCGGGCGCCGTCGGCTGCCGTGACCGGCGGTTCGGACGTGCCGTGCGCACAGGCCGAGGT
The genomic region above belongs to Streptomyces coeruleorubidus and contains:
- a CDS encoding polysaccharide deacetylase family protein — its product is MRSHTLLPALLLLGSLTSACAHGTSEPPVTAADGARPGSSPSPARTVDPSKIKGLEIVSDSSESGSCPFATSYPDVPGAEAMTAAMKKDVERRLATFRSGGCTGSGGAGGRELNISHQFLVASGDVLGVRLTTLDQSAAGDGLSASTYWYDGKAGAYRTTLGLVADGSRDAFVAALKDQLKDREGVDAAALDDKFSDPDTRDAALYDMAFTADGGLRVHFDRGDVGVPAAGAQTVTITKKTITPWLSAFGKRAQRQTVSPSRSLDLGAPHIPAPAVPTHTASGDDDADCKKVKCIALTFDDGPAVPETSTLLTHLAQYKARVTFFAVGQNVAAHPDLIRAEAKAGHEIGNHSWNHPDLTRLSSQQVASQLGRTSAAIKAATGKTPTLFRPPYGAVNRTVRAATTLSPVLWDVDTEDWKYRDPAKVARTVITKAQPNDVVLLHDIHATSVAAVPEILRTLTARGYHFVTVSHLRATL